One Scylla paramamosain isolate STU-SP2022 chromosome 5, ASM3559412v1, whole genome shotgun sequence genomic region harbors:
- the LOC135100597 gene encoding serine/arginine repetitive matrix protein 1-like isoform X2 produces MSNKSVHTRGQRSAHEAGGGHAVGDDLRECGRLWELHLLYQQRRSYDDDKRSSSPSGLFSSPDASLSLSGRDRCDVSTTSQPLVQPPLPPPPASPRSPPRAWLPAPTPASADRGIATAESPYPCQPPATHSGSSTDREVSYCRSRPQRPLTWGPQSTPPVFSSDQSHAQPAAATFAPDQSKVPGSGHTVAGTQVCPSSSGLARPLSASLVGSYESQRLQAQGLAEWLFFARLDRGSKELSELPTTMELKVAPQVNGSSEETSDGQRVPQMVRQESDENISREEIVRSAKYPSAKLKSGRVASPPPPPPRPRTPLDERDPELVLGERRYLSYFQEPPYKQQRTRSTSREPKTPDLQQLEAQRRYYCHFLSPPRGSSLTREEVYRSTEPDGAQLAAQRRYMSYFNPGPPRPRSARSQEPPELDAAQIEAERRYLSYFNAAPPRPRREPSPGSRSSVEPDPVQLEAERRYLSYFNSGPPRPRPRSRPASVASEPDSEQLEAERRYLRYFSSGPPRPKRRPDDETDKSETEAKPDPQQLEAERRYMAYFQGTPKAKHKKEEETDKEDEGKLRVPPTREMLEAEERFLNYFKPIPCGAPKRLLDEPPPVSEHEKVRQQLLREFWEALENRIDRKEKKIIKVSRPKREIQREATPPTQRELVVEEFLQRVKDRKKEKDLHYGDTDDEEEEDQKDKAPGEQDEPAPVIEGGGEVKGKIVEDLGLFVSSEVSPRP; encoded by the coding sequence ATGTCAAATAAAAGTGTTCACACAAGAGGTCAGCGCAGCGCCCACGAGGCTGGTGGTGGCCACGCTGTGGGCGATGACTTGAGAGAGTGTGGCCGCCTGTGGGAGCTGCACTTGCTGTACCAACAGCGACGCTCATACGACGATGATAAAAGGAGCTCGAGCCCTTCAggccttttctcctcccctgaCGCCTCCCTCAGCCTGTCCGGCAGAGATAGATGTGACGTTTCGACGACCTCGCAGCCGCTCGTCCAACCCCCGCTTCCCCCACCACCTGCGTCCCCGAGGTCCCCCCCACGTGCCTGGCTCCCTGCGCCAACCCCTGCCAGTGCTGATCGTGGCATCGCCACGGCCGAGTCGCCGTACCCGTGCCAGCCGCCTGCTACCCACTCTGGCTCCTCAACGGACAGAGAAGTATCGTACTGCAGAAGTCGCCCTCAGAGGCCACTCACCTGGGGACCGCAATCCACGCCACCTGTATTTTCCTCTGACCAGTCTCACGCTCAGCCTGCTGCCGCCACGTTCGCTCCTGACCAGTCCAAGGTCCCTGGCAGTGGCCACACCGTCGCCGGCACGCAGGTTTGTCCCTCATCTAGTGGGCTGGCCCGACCCTTGTCAGCCAGCCTCGTCGGTTCTTACGAGTCTCAGCGGCTGCAGGCACAAGGCCTCGCCGAGTGGCTCTTTTTCGCTCGCCTTGACCGCGGCAGCAAAGAGCTGAGCGAGCTGCCCACCACCATGGAGCTGAAGGTCGCACCACAAGTCAATGGGTCGAGTGAGGAAACCAGTGATGGCCAGCGTGTGCCACAGATGGTGCGGCAGGAGTCCGATGAAAACATTAGTAGAGAAGAGATTGTGCGGTCTGCTAAATATCCGTCTGCCAAACTGAAGTCTGGGCGGGTAGCGTcgcctcctcccccgcctccccgccCCCGCACGCCGCTGGACGAGCGCGATCCCGAGTTGGTGTTAGGCGAGCGCCGCTATCTCTCCTACTTCCAGGAGCCGCCCTACAAACAGCAGCGAACACGCAGCACGTCCCGGGAACCCAAGACTCCTGATCTGCAGCAGCTGGAGGCGCAGCGGCGGTACTATTGCCACTTTCTGAGTCCCCCCCGGGGCTCCTCTCTCACGCGGGAGGAAGTGTACAGAAGCACCGAGCCAGATGGGGCTCAGCTGGCCGCTCAGAGGCGATATATGTCTTATTTCAACCCCGGTCCACCGAGGCCTCGCTCAGCCCGCTCCCAGGAACCTCCCGAACTTGACGCAGCTCAGATTGAAGCTGAACGCCGATATTTGTCCTATTTTAACGCTGCTCCTCCGCGGCCACGTCGCGAGCCTTCACCTGGATCACGGTCATCTGTGGAGCCTGATCCAGTGCAGCTGGAGGCTGAGCGTCGGTATCTTTCATATTTCAATTCTGGtccgccacgcccacgcccacgatCACGACCCGCCTCCGTGGCCTCAGAGCCTGACTCAGAACAGCTGGAAGCGGAGCGTCGCTACCTGCGCTACTTTTCATCTGGACCGCCGCGCCCCAAGCGGCGTCCAGATGACGAAACTGACAAGTCAGAGACGGAAGCAAAGCCTGACCCTCAGCAGCTGGAGGCTGAGAGGCGCTACATGGCTTACTTCCAGGGCACGCCCAAGGCCAAgcacaagaaggaagaggaaactgataaagaagatgaagggaagctCCGCGTCCCTCCCACTCGTGAAATGTTGGAGGCTGAGGAAAGGTTTCTGAACTACTTCAAACCGATCCCTTGCGGTGCACCCAAACGTTTGCTGGACGAGCCACCTCCAGTCAGCGAGCACGAGAAGGTCAGGCAGCAGCTTCTGCGGGAGTTCTGGGAGGCGCTGGAAAATCGCATTGAccggaaagaaaagaaaatcattaaagtgAGTCGACCCAAGCGAGAGATCCAGCGCGAGGCGACGCCACCCACGCAGCGGGAGCTGGTGGTGGAAGAGTTCCTGCAGCGCGTcaaggacaggaagaaagagaaggacttGCACTATGGCGACaccgacgacgaagaagaagaagaccagaaAGACAAGGCACCTGGTGAGCAGGACGAGCCCGCCCCTGTCATCGAGGGAGGCGgcgaggtgaagggaaagatCGTGGAAGACCTTGGCCTCTTTGTGAGCTCCGAGG